The Deltaproteobacteria bacterium genomic interval GGGCCCGAGCACCGGCGAGGTAACCTGACGAAATACGTCCTGGCTTCCGTCCAGTATCGCGTTAAACTGGCTAAAATCAAAAACGAACGCGTCGTCCGCCAGACCCGCGTAAGCGCGAAATACGCCAGACGTAACGTTCACCTGTGTATTGCCTTCTATCGAAGAAGGAAGCGGCAGTATCTCGTTTACAGCGCCTGTCATTAAAGGCAATGCGGGTCCTATTACCCTGAATTCCTGGTTGAACCCGCTCCCGTCAAAAATTATCTGTACCACGAAGTCCTCTACGGCGTCACCGTCGTTGTCCACTTTGAACTGATAGAGGACATCGGGGTCGAAACCCACGTTCCCGTTGTCTTGAGGCTGTATGAACGGCACAACCGCCATCGCCAGTACGAGCCTGGACTCATCGTCCGGATCGAGAAAAGCATATACATCCGTAATGTCTATTTGCGGGTCCGCCGTGGTAAGAGGCGCGTCAACATGGTCTGCGGCAACCGCCTCATTCGTAATTTGTATCGTTAATGCATTTGCCGTGATAAACGCAATCACCAGCACAAAAATTGGCATAAAATATGCCGGCAAGACTTTTAACTGGTTCTTCATAAATATACTTCTCCTCCTGTTTTTATTTTATTCATCTACACATATGATAAATTTGGGTACATCTAGTACATACGAAGATATTCAAAATGCGGTTTCATTTTTATTAAAACAGTAGTCGTTTGCAGATGATTAATTCAAATTAAGTAATTGCTATAATGTAAGTGCAAGTTTGTTGCCAAGAATAGTCTTATATATTTCATTAAAATCTGCAGTTTTTACAGACACTTAACGAGACAAGAAAGTTTCCGGACCATCGGATGTTTATATATAAGCTGTTGAAAAGTAAGTTATTAATCACAAGGTCAGATAAAACAAATTACCGTAAAATTTATTCTTTTCTTTGCACAACCATCCAAACTTCTCAGTTCATTGTGTTAAATTTTTTTGCTTTAAATCGTGCGCGATATGCAGGTATAGACATTTTTGTGAAGGCAACGTTCTAATTCTTAATAATCGTACATGCCTGGAAATCATAAGATTTTCTTACCCGGAAAAAACATTTATTAAGAAAGATAAAACCAAACCCTGCCAATTACTCGTATATTAGCTTTAAAATCAAAATATTTAATGGGAGGTATAGGTTTATGTATAAGATTTCGTCGATTTTCGCATCGCTGATGCTCGCTGTCGTATTTTCATTATCGCTCTTGGGTGTCGGACACACTCAAGAACAGGAAATGAAAGATATGATGATGAAAAAAGGAAAAGAAATGATGGGCATGACTCCGACATCCGACACAAACGCAGCGGCTTTGCGAAAGAACCTGAATTTGCTTTTAGCTGAACACGTATGGCTTGCCGGTGCCGCAACAAATGCAGCCCTCAACGGAAACCAGGAGGAATTCGAAGCGGCCGCTGCTGCTCTCGATGCGAACTCTCAGGCAATAGCCGTCGCTAACGGCGTGGTTTACGGGCAGGAAGCAGCCGATGCCTTTTTACCCCTCTGGAGAAAGCACATCGGATTCATAGTTGATTATACGAACGCAGTGGCAGCAAACGACAAGGACAAGCAGGAAAAGGCGGTCAATGATCTCATATCTTATTCTGCAGATTTTGGTGCATTCATTAACTCGGCGAGCCCTTCATTACCGGCTGATGCAGTTGCAGGGTTGGTAAAGGAGCATGTCGTTACTTTTAAGGCCGTCATTGACGCCCAGGCAGCCGGAAACGATACCGAGGCTTATATGAATCTGAGAAAAGCGGCCGCACATATGCAGAAAATAGCCGATGCCCATGCGGAGGCGATCGTTCTGCAATTTCCTGATAAATTTTCGGATAATTGACAGCGGGTTTATACAGAAAAAGAAATTCAGGCAACAGACCTTCGGGTCTGTTGCCTTTTGGTGAATGTAATGAAAAATCAATTTTTATTTTCATTGTTTCTCCTGATATTTATCCCGGTCATACTATCGGGCTTATCCACAAGTTTCTCAGAGCACTCACTGCTAGCTGCCGATACCGAAATGCCAAATAATACAGAGCATGTTGACGTGAATATCAAGCTTTTCACGTTCAAACCGGAAGTTCTCGAGATTCCTGTAGGAAAAACGGTTGTCTGGACTAACGGGGACGCCATAGAGCACAGCATAACTCAAGGGACACCCGACAATCCCGGACCGGAGTTTGATTCAGGCTTCTTTACGAAAGGAGACACGTACTCATTTACATTTACCGAAGTCGGGGAATATGACTACTTTTGCAAACGCCATAACTCTATGCGCGGCAGGATAAAAGTTACAGAATGAATTTGAGCTTACCGGCAGCATCCTGTTAGAAAGAAGAACTGCAAGTCATGCAAATGTAAATAGAATATCTTGTCCTTTCCAAAACCGTTATCTGCGAGTGTGCGCTTGTCGGTCCTAGTGTCCAAATAAGTTTCCATAGTCGATATTGCCACTTGCTTTCGAAGCTTTTACAACACCATCCTCTTAGGTCCCCCCGGATCGTTCCAGTAATAGAGTGATACCCAAAATTCTCCTGCTCATAAATTACGAAATATCGAAATATTAGGATATTTCGCAATTCACCTGGAAGACAATATAAAAGCCCGATTCCTAGCGTATCAAATTATTTCAATTAAATCGGATGCTTAAGTGTGAATCTCTCTTTCTTTATATTTGTGGCACATTAGTTGCATTTACAACTAACTAAAATTTAGAAAGGAG includes:
- a CDS encoding plastocyanin/azurin family copper-binding protein; translated protein: MPNNTEHVDVNIKLFTFKPEVLEIPVGKTVVWTNGDAIEHSITQGTPDNPGPEFDSGFFTKGDTYSFTFTEVGEYDYFCKRHNSMRGRIKVTE